In the Populus nigra chromosome 2, ddPopNigr1.1, whole genome shotgun sequence genome, taaagttaggtcaatgttattaaggctaatgaaatctaaagcatcccttgttttgctcaaattcttacaaagtataaacatgaaaaaaacaacatgaatataaaccatatatattagtgataaatctaattttaaaaaattaatatcattgttaatgaaaatagtaataataattttcaatgttattattaatatcattgttatagaaaatagtaataaaaagaagctttttataattgggtggtttaattaattaaattgaataaggttcaatttgattcaatgacttttcaagagcggaacggaacatgtggaatggaactgGAACGTTTCGGGTGGAATTTAGCcaaaaaatccggaacggaccgagatttaaaatgagatgaaatttgttccgttttgttccgttttttgaattggtatggaatgtttcggctaTTCTGAACGGAACGGaacaaaattgacaaccttgtGTTGATGTCAAAGTGCGTTCTTgctggataaaaataaaaaaaatagaaaatatttaaataccGAAAAGTCTTCTAGTGACTATTGGCCAATAGAAAAGACCATattggttaattttaaattcttaaggGCAATGAACCAGGGCTGATAAAGACTagtttgaatttctttaattagttttgtctttaatttttgttctgaattgtgataatatgttttttatttttaaaaaattatttttatattaatatattaaaatctaaaaaaataaatttttgttaaaaaatttaaaaaatataatttagataaCGTTTTCAAACAATATCGAGGTGCCGCAGGAAGGCACGTCCGTCCCTTGCCGCTGAGAAGGAATCTTGTAATTTAATATTGTATCAGAAAAATGGGGACTCGACATTACCCTCGAGGATGCATGAATATCCGATCCAGTCCAAGAGACGCAGTTTGGTAAATACAAAGGAAAGCTAAGTGTATATACGTAGTTGTCACCAAGAAGACCGAACATTGTTGTTAGCCTCCATAAATTTAAGGTGATTTGCCCATCGAGAAACATCAAGAGTTTCATCCGACACACTCGATGGCTGTGGTGCAAGGCAAATGGGTCAAGGTAATCAGTTCTTCTTTACTTGTCTTTTACTTGCTTTCCAAAGtttcaaaactattaaaaaaaaaaatcttgagttGTAGTTTCGGTGTGTTAATTTCTTGGTCCCagataatttgaattaaattagtCTGTTTCATCAACTATGATATGTGGTGAattctttcttgtttcttctCCAACCCCttgattgattaataaatattactcttttattatatatctCTGTCATCATAATTGATAATggtgatttttgtattttgtttcaacTGTAAGAGGTATCTTCGCACCAGTTTAAGCATCAACAGTAGTATTTGTTTCTGAAGTGTAGAAGTAGGTAATGGTAATTCCACCCTTTGTGTTTTGGGGTTGAATCTATTTTAGTTGTGATTGTGTAACTGAATCTGATTACAATTGTCAATAGGTAGAACAAAACTAGGAAATCCCATGAATCTCAAGCTATCACCAACTCTAAAATAATTGGATTTTGTTGAAATTTGTGTATCAGCTTAACCAGAAAGGAACGGGGCTTGGAGCCAGGAGTTCACATGCCATAACCCTAGTAGGACACGAGGCCTATGCTTTTGGCGGCGAGTTTGCACCTCGTGTCCCTGTTGACAACAAACTTCATGTCTTTAATCTCCAGACTCTAACTTGGTCCGTGGCTGATGGAACCGGAGATATCCCTCCACCACGTGTTGGAGTCACAATGGCCACCGTTGGCAAAACCATCTATGTGTTTGGTGGCAGGGATGCCACACATAAGGAGCTCAATGAGCTTTATTCTTTTGACACCTCTACTAATCAGTGGACTCTACTATCAAATGGTGATGCTGGGCCCCCTCACCGGAGCTACCATTCAACTGCATCCGATGACAGACATGTGTACATCTTTGGTGGCTGTGGTGTCGCTGGCCGGCTTAATGATCTGTGGGAGTATGATGTGATTGAACAGAAGTGGGTCAAGTATCCCACACCAGGTGACAATTGCAAGGGCAGAGGTGGGACTGGGCTTGCTGTGGCTCAGGGAAAGATATGGGTTGTTTATGGTTTTTCCGGGGTGGAGATGAATGATGTGCATTGCTTTGATCCGATCCAGGGAACCTGGACTCAAGTCGACACGAGCGGGGAAAAACCATCGGCTCGAAGTGTGTTTTCTACGGTCGGGATTGGGAAATACATAATCATATCTGGTGGAGAAGTAGACCCTAGTGACTTGGGCCACCTTGGTGCTGGAAAATTTGCAAGTGAGGCTTACGCATTGGACACTGATACTCTAATCTGGAAGAGGTTGAATGATGGGCTGGGTTCCGATGATCATCCGGGGCCTCGCGGTTGGTGTGCTTTTGCTGGTGGTTGCCTAAATGGCAACCAGGGGCTCTTGGTGTGCGGCGGAAACTCCCCTAGTAATGACCGGCTTGatgacattttctttttcactcCTTGTGTGGATGCAATTGGAAGTTGATGTCTGGGAATGATCATGTGTTAATGTGTGCTGTTTCTATGGAATGAGTATTGATTTCCTATGGTGGTAAACGAGAGAAATGATCTTTGAAACTGCATAAGGTTTCCTGTGTATATTTTGATAATGTTATGTTGAGTTTGTTAACCAGTAGAGATGCATCAATCGATCATGTACATCAACGTTTGATCTGCAAAATACTGTCAGCTCCTTTGGTACATAGGCAGGTATGTATTGTCAATTTAATCTGTCTTTTTAGTTGTTTCAGGTGCATGTTTAATGATATGGTTATCCTTTGAGTATCTGGAGTTATTTTTATACATGTATTGAAAGTATTGTAATGTAAATCAAATGCACAGGGCTTTTCTTGTGATATGAGAGTTCAGAGTTGTTTTTCACCATGTTTTCCTTCTCACCTACtccattttctttcaataaaatgGTATCGTTTAAGAGATTAGTTAGAGCATATTTGTTGAATAAAGGGAGAAAGAAATCGTGAAGGCAATAAATCCAGGAGCGAGTGGATGGAGAGgcgaaataaaaaacaagagatgCAAGGTATGAAGTCTAAAGAATAGAAGTTTTGGAGAGAGTTTCAGTGGAAGTTGACAAATCCTCTCATAAAAGAGACAGGACAAAAAAGATTACATATGCAAAGGAGGGTAGAGAAGTTCTTAGAGGAGTGGAAAATAGCAGATGAGTCATCATAGTGAAGAGGTGACCATGTTTTGAAAGAGAGatgttttgttataaaaatgTGTCAATGGttataaaaaagagaataatgGCTATGATTAGtcatgttttaataataataataataataataataatagaactCTAAGCATGAATGCTAAGTGTATATATTCTAACctgtattatatataaaattaaagtcttgtatattaataataaaaataataatatttaaatagaaacaAGTAAgggtatatattaattaaaatacgtTAAAAGATAGAAACTTTTATTGTTATAAAGGATGAATCATTTATTTCTAAAGCTTTATTAATTCTCATTTGTGCAACTAAGATGTTTGCAATATGTCTGTCAAGATTCTAACAATACCACCTTGGTTTAGATACACTTCTAAACAAGGTTTTTGAATTAAAGATTATATAACTTAAATATCTCTCAACAAGATAAAGTTAAGCTctagatttaaaagaaaaatcaaagtataaaaaCCTTgtagaaaaacactaaaaataggGTGAAAAACAGTgtcaaaaaatatgaaaaaatcaagttt is a window encoding:
- the LOC133682794 gene encoding thiohydroximate-O-sulfate sulfur/sulfate-lyase (nitrile-forming) NSP5, giving the protein MAVVQGKWVKLNQKGTGLGARSSHAITLVGHEAYAFGGEFAPRVPVDNKLHVFNLQTLTWSVADGTGDIPPPRVGVTMATVGKTIYVFGGRDATHKELNELYSFDTSTNQWTLLSNGDAGPPHRSYHSTASDDRHVYIFGGCGVAGRLNDLWEYDVIEQKWVKYPTPGDNCKGRGGTGLAVAQGKIWVVYGFSGVEMNDVHCFDPIQGTWTQVDTSGEKPSARSVFSTVGIGKYIIISGGEVDPSDLGHLGAGKFASEAYALDTDTLIWKRLNDGLGSDDHPGPRGWCAFAGGCLNGNQGLLVCGGNSPSNDRLDDIFFFTPCVDAIGS